A region from the Deltaproteobacteria bacterium genome encodes:
- a CDS encoding cyclic nucleotide-binding domain-containing protein — MDLTAALKKNFLFQNLPDDALAEIARFCRQSRFSRKSVLFNEGDNAEGFYLLVSGKVIVFKVSAEGKEQVIHIVEPGQTFAEASVFSGGTYPAFAKTIEDSLLVFIPKKEFMNMLAEKPDIAIRMLSSMAAWLRRMVDLVEDLSLKDVETRFLRFLKTRLERTGADIEKDAVIELDVDKAVIAAQINAVPETFSRMLKRL, encoded by the coding sequence ATGGACCTTACAGCGGCACTCAAGAAAAACTTCCTTTTCCAAAACCTTCCCGACGATGCCCTCGCGGAGATCGCCCGGTTCTGCCGCCAAAGCAGGTTTTCCCGAAAGTCCGTGCTGTTCAACGAGGGGGATAACGCAGAGGGCTTCTACCTTCTCGTCTCGGGAAAAGTCATCGTATTCAAGGTCTCCGCAGAAGGAAAGGAGCAGGTCATTCACATCGTGGAGCCAGGGCAGACCTTCGCGGAAGCGTCCGTTTTCAGCGGCGGGACATACCCGGCATTTGCCAAAACCATCGAGGACTCCCTGCTCGTTTTTATCCCGAAGAAAGAGTTCATGAACATGCTGGCGGAAAAGCCCGACATCGCGATCCGGATGCTCTCCTCCATGGCGGCCTGGTTGAGGAGGATGGTGGACCTCGTGGAAGACCTCTCGCTGAAAGATGTCGAGACGCGGTTTCTCCGGTTCCTGAAAACCCGCCTGGAGAGGACGGGCGCCGACATCGAAAAAGACGCGGTGATAGAGCTCGATGTGGACAAGGCAGTGATCGCGGCACAGATCAACGCCGTTCCCGAGACCTTCTCGAGGATGCTCAAGAGGCT